The following are encoded in a window of Thermodesulfobacteriota bacterium genomic DNA:
- a CDS encoding NAD(P)H-dependent oxidoreductase subunit E — MKPKEIDWDKLTSIIAEHRDEKWGLIPLLQDIQETFGYIPPESINLIANAMRLFPTEVQGVISFYAGFSIKPKGKYVLRVCRGTACHVKGGRSILRLVKRELALDEGETTSDYQFTLETTACLGACALAPTMMVNRAYFGKLSPPKVTNILVEYGKEKKEKLKDVRDEED; from the coding sequence ATGAAGCCGAAAGAAATCGATTGGGACAAACTCACCTCCATCATCGCCGAACACAGGGACGAGAAATGGGGGCTCATCCCTCTGCTGCAGGATATTCAGGAAACGTTCGGCTATATCCCGCCAGAGTCCATCAATTTGATTGCCAATGCCATGAGACTCTTTCCAACTGAGGTTCAGGGGGTAATCTCTTTTTACGCAGGATTTTCCATAAAGCCTAAGGGGAAATACGTACTCAGGGTATGCCGCGGGACGGCATGTCACGTCAAAGGTGGCCGGAGTATTCTGAGATTGGTAAAGAGAGAGCTGGCGCTGGATGAGGGAGAGACTACCTCTGATTATCAGTTTACCCTTGAGACCACCGCCTGTCTTGGGGCATGTGCCCTTGCACCTACCATGATGGTCAATAGAGCCTACTTTGGAAAACTCTCTCCACCAAAGGTAACTAACATACTGGTCGAGTACGGTAAAGAGAAGAAAGAAAAATTAAAGGATGTTAGAGATGAAGAAGATTGA
- a CDS encoding molybdopterin-dependent oxidoreductase: MENITLSINGKNVSCQPGTSILEAAEQHGIEIPKLCYHPDLKPFGACRLCLVEDVKAGRIMASCVTPAAPDMSILTESPRINKHRRNIVRLMIAEHPESCIFCSKGNRCQLRQIAAKLGIGETNLYPMPNYKPLEQANPFIIRDLSKCILCGKCIRADHELVVVGAIDYNMRGFKSRPATLYDLGLELSDCTFCGTCVSMCPTGALAPNNKRYVGTPQRESRSICGFCGVGCSLAMGVVDEQIIEVNPSHLSGTVNGASLCVRGHFAHDFLNAGERLSSPLVRKDGELVSASWGETLEVVARRLLEIKRENGPQNVAFLGSSKCTNEENYLFQKIARVVLETNNVDNGGYISGQSLLNLIDEKTDGRYRIQPLTQLEKEDAIFVIGADPNHSVPVMSYYLKRAAKKGIPLIVADPRRTELVDFSSIWLRVFPGSDLELINALALLLYQKKAYASDFIIQFTEGFDLYRRGLSSLDLDRSSRITSIERRTLEETAELLHGKKIAFVVGHGILQQRYGRESLDAVINLLLMTGSLGPDGIGLYVVARENNQSGARDMGAVPYGLPGGQFLSSDLARKQWERLWQAKISPDEGLNMIRMIEEAEKSNLKALYIMGENPLRSLPQPDRVRSALEKLDFVVVQDIFANETAGIADVVLPGAAFCEKGGSFTNMEGRIQTFTPVVLPPGDAKPDWEILALLAEKMGYSKHYSSLERVTEEIVGSVPMYASPDGHGYTPWIRETSEKARFRHDGKGDLIPFSPVVSTEDEVSDDAYPLTAILGSYRYHLGSGTRTSRSKRIQEFDSKGEIEISPIDGTKLNLHNGDAVRVLSRYGVLTRRIRLEDSLRAGLIYVPVAFNDNDSRNLIDLVQLFSHDSLGWKTCRVKLEKV; this comes from the coding sequence ATGGAAAACATCACTCTTTCCATTAATGGAAAAAATGTCAGTTGTCAACCGGGAACAAGTATCTTAGAAGCTGCGGAGCAGCACGGTATAGAGATTCCAAAGCTCTGTTATCACCCTGACCTTAAACCGTTTGGTGCCTGCCGTCTATGCCTGGTAGAAGATGTTAAGGCAGGACGTATCATGGCGTCATGTGTTACGCCAGCGGCCCCGGACATGAGTATCCTGACAGAGTCACCCCGTATAAATAAGCACAGGCGGAATATAGTCAGACTGATGATTGCCGAACATCCTGAATCCTGTATCTTCTGCAGCAAAGGGAACCGCTGTCAGTTGCGTCAGATAGCCGCTAAGCTTGGTATAGGGGAGACAAACCTTTACCCTATGCCCAACTACAAACCACTGGAACAGGCAAATCCTTTCATTATCAGGGATCTCTCCAAATGTATCCTGTGTGGAAAGTGTATCAGGGCAGACCATGAGCTGGTTGTTGTGGGGGCAATAGATTACAATATGAGAGGCTTTAAATCCCGTCCTGCCACGCTTTATGATCTGGGCTTGGAGCTTTCTGACTGTACCTTCTGCGGCACCTGTGTGTCAATGTGTCCTACCGGGGCATTGGCACCAAATAATAAGCGTTACGTAGGTACTCCTCAGAGGGAATCTCGTTCTATCTGCGGATTCTGTGGTGTAGGCTGTTCTCTGGCTATGGGGGTTGTGGATGAACAGATTATAGAGGTTAACCCATCACACCTATCCGGCACTGTTAATGGGGCATCCCTCTGTGTGAGGGGCCACTTTGCACATGACTTTCTCAATGCCGGTGAACGGTTGAGCAGTCCTTTGGTTCGCAAAGATGGCGAACTGGTTTCTGCCTCATGGGGTGAGACACTGGAAGTTGTTGCAAGACGGCTTCTTGAGATCAAACGGGAAAACGGACCACAAAACGTGGCATTTCTAGGATCCTCCAAATGCACAAATGAGGAAAACTACCTCTTTCAGAAGATAGCAAGGGTCGTCCTTGAAACAAATAACGTGGACAATGGTGGCTATATATCCGGACAGTCCCTCCTGAATCTCATTGATGAAAAAACAGATGGAAGGTACCGTATTCAGCCTCTTACTCAACTGGAGAAAGAGGATGCCATTTTTGTTATTGGTGCAGACCCAAATCACTCGGTTCCTGTTATGAGCTATTATCTCAAAAGGGCTGCAAAGAAGGGTATCCCATTAATAGTTGCTGATCCAAGGCGTACGGAATTGGTGGACTTCTCATCTATCTGGCTCCGTGTTTTTCCCGGTAGCGACCTTGAATTAATCAACGCTCTGGCTTTGCTGCTATACCAGAAAAAGGCATATGCCTCTGATTTCATAATCCAGTTTACAGAGGGGTTTGACCTGTACCGTCGCGGGCTTTCTTCCCTCGACCTTGACAGAAGTAGCCGTATAACGTCCATAGAAAGGAGAACCCTTGAAGAGACCGCCGAATTGTTGCATGGAAAAAAGATTGCCTTTGTGGTTGGGCACGGAATCCTGCAACAGAGATATGGGCGCGAGTCCCTGGATGCTGTCATCAACCTGTTATTGATGACCGGAAGCCTTGGGCCTGATGGTATTGGTTTATATGTTGTTGCAAGGGAAAACAATCAGTCGGGTGCACGGGATATGGGGGCAGTGCCATACGGACTGCCGGGTGGTCAGTTTCTGAGTAGTGATTTAGCCCGAAAACAATGGGAACGGCTATGGCAGGCAAAGATTTCACCTGATGAAGGACTCAATATGATTCGTATGATCGAGGAAGCCGAAAAAAGCAACCTGAAAGCATTGTACATCATGGGAGAGAACCCCCTCCGCAGTCTCCCTCAACCTGATCGGGTTCGCAGTGCCCTGGAGAAATTGGATTTTGTCGTGGTTCAAGATATCTTTGCAAACGAAACTGCTGGAATTGCAGATGTGGTTCTGCCAGGCGCCGCTTTCTGCGAAAAGGGCGGTTCATTTACGAATATGGAAGGAAGGATTCAAACTTTTACACCCGTGGTACTTCCCCCGGGAGATGCCAAGCCTGACTGGGAAATCCTGGCACTTCTTGCTGAAAAAATGGGGTATTCCAAACACTACAGTTCTCTGGAAAGGGTGACGGAAGAAATCGTTGGGTCTGTACCTATGTATGCTAGTCCAGACGGGCATGGGTACACGCCCTGGATCAGGGAAACTAGTGAAAAGGCTCGCTTCCGCCACGATGGGAAAGGAGATCTGATTCCTTTTTCTCCTGTTGTTTCCACCGAAGATGAAGTGTCTGATGATGCGTATCCTTTAACGGCTATCCTCGGATCTTACCGTTATCATTTGGGAAGCGGTACCCGGACGAGCCGTTCCAAGCGTATTCAGGAGTTTGATTCAAAGGGAGAGATAGAGATATCCCCCATAGATGGGACAAAATTAAATTTGCATAATGGGGACGCTGTTCGGGTCCTTTCCCGCTATGGTGTTCTGACAAGGAGGATCAGGCTGGAAGACAGCCTGAGAGCAGGGCTGATATACGTGCCCGTGGCTTTTAATGACAACGATTCACGGAATCTTATCGACTTGGTCCAACTTTTCAGCCATGACTCATTGGGCTGGAAGACCTGTCGAGTTAAACTTGAGAAGGTTTAG
- a CDS encoding methylenetetrahydrofolate reductase: MASSFKKALESGKFVVTSEVAPPKGTNLEKMVHHIELLKDKVDGINITDHQSSVMRFPSLGGAILIKEMGGEPILQMTCRDRNRLALQADLLFASSRGVHNVLCLTGDSVLLGDHKEAKSVFDLDSSQLLAAVRRLERGKDLAGNELDGGVSFCAGAIVTPEADPLEPQLIKFEKKIEAGAEFIQTQAVYDLDRFKQFMDYARQFPAKILAGIILLTSAPMARFMNKNVAGVNVPQGLIDEMASAPKGRAIEKGIEIAGRMIMRVQEERMCDGVHIMAIGREELVPDIMAAAGLTAS; this comes from the coding sequence ATGGCTTCCTCATTTAAAAAGGCACTGGAATCGGGCAAATTTGTGGTTACCTCTGAGGTAGCACCACCGAAAGGGACAAATCTGGAGAAGATGGTCCACCATATCGAGCTTCTGAAAGATAAGGTGGATGGTATAAACATTACAGATCATCAGAGTTCGGTTATGCGGTTTCCTTCCCTGGGAGGTGCCATCCTGATCAAAGAGATGGGCGGAGAACCCATATTGCAGATGACCTGTAGGGATCGGAACCGGTTGGCATTACAGGCAGACCTTCTCTTTGCGTCAAGCAGAGGGGTTCATAATGTCCTTTGTCTCACGGGTGATTCGGTCCTTCTGGGTGACCACAAGGAAGCAAAGAGCGTCTTTGACCTGGATTCGAGTCAGTTGCTAGCGGCAGTCAGAAGATTAGAAAGGGGTAAAGACCTGGCAGGGAACGAACTGGATGGGGGTGTCTCTTTTTGTGCCGGTGCTATAGTTACGCCCGAGGCTGACCCTCTCGAGCCTCAGCTAATAAAATTTGAAAAGAAGATTGAGGCAGGCGCCGAGTTTATCCAAACCCAGGCAGTATATGATCTCGACAGGTTTAAACAATTTATGGACTACGCCAGACAGTTTCCCGCAAAGATCCTCGCCGGCATCATTCTGCTAACCTCCGCTCCTATGGCACGGTTTATGAATAAGAATGTAGCCGGAGTCAACGTACCACAGGGGCTTATCGATGAAATGGCATCTGCGCCCAAAGGCAGGGCTATAGAAAAGGGTATAGAGATTGCAGGCCGGATGATTATGCGGGTTCAGGAGGAGAGAATGTGTGACGGCGTTCACATCATGGCTATAGGCAGAGAGGAGCTGGTGCCCGATATCATGGCCGCTGCAGGATTGACGGCTTCGTAA
- a CDS encoding methylenetetrahydrofolate reductase C-terminal domain-containing protein, whose protein sequence is MIRSITQQKSEEEILRLLEGLGRVFIIGCGTCVTLTHTGGEPEVEAMKEKLSDKGKLITGGVVLPVACDNLTGDALTKYGQQIAQADVLFIMTCAFGVQTVAKQLKKLVVPALDTLFIGKETALGQFNEICLQCGACILGETGGICPVTSCHKGLVNGPCGGTNNGKCEIDSAKDCAWTLIYYRLKDLGTLDTMRRFQQPRNHQGEPKPGKLVISAS, encoded by the coding sequence ATGATCAGATCTATTACACAACAAAAATCAGAAGAGGAGATTCTGCGGCTTCTCGAGGGATTGGGAAGAGTTTTCATAATAGGATGTGGGACATGTGTTACTTTAACACACACAGGTGGAGAGCCTGAAGTAGAAGCCATGAAGGAAAAGCTATCAGATAAGGGCAAGCTAATTACCGGAGGTGTGGTGTTACCTGTTGCTTGTGACAACTTGACCGGAGATGCCTTGACTAAATACGGTCAACAGATAGCCCAGGCAGATGTGCTTTTCATTATGACCTGTGCCTTCGGTGTTCAAACGGTGGCAAAACAGTTAAAGAAGCTTGTTGTCCCTGCCCTGGATACGCTATTTATCGGTAAAGAAACTGCTTTAGGTCAGTTTAATGAGATATGCCTCCAGTGCGGGGCATGCATACTTGGTGAAACAGGCGGAATTTGCCCAGTTACTTCGTGCCACAAGGGTTTAGTGAATGGACCCTGTGGTGGCACCAATAATGGAAAGTGTGAGATAGACAGCGCAAAAGACTGCGCCTGGACCTTGATATATTATCGATTAAAGGACTTAGGTACTCTGGATACCATGAGAAGATTTCAGCAACCAAGGAATCACCAGGGAGAGCCTAAACCCGGGAAATTAGTGATTTCAGCATCTTAG
- a CDS encoding FAD-dependent oxidoreductase: MKKIESPSYLETLRQNILSKRDPRRQVVKVCCSTGCRAGGSLKIIDAFKQELTSSGLEDKIEIKKTGCRGFCENGPVMAVDPDNIFYNKVEPDDVPEIVAETLIHGKPVDRLLYTDPESKEKITCEKDVPFFGKQVRRVLANCGQIDPTNIEDYIAAGGYGAIAKALSVMTPEEVIDHVTAAKLRGRGGAGFPTGLKWKFARQASGRPKYIICNADEGDPGAFMDRSVLEGDPHAVLEGMLIGAYAIGAEYGYIYVREEYPIAVEHLSIALEQMRERGLLGENILGAGFNLDISLKKGAGAFVCGEETALMASIEGKRGMPRARPPFPAQAGLDGKPSNINNVETWANVPLIIKNGVEWYTEIGTEKSKGTKIFSLVGKVNNTGLVEVPIGVTMKEVVFDIGGGILKGRKFKAVQMGGPSGGCVPAQYLNLPIDYDTLQRIGAIMGSGGMVVMDENNCMVEIARFFLSFTQAESCGKCAPCRVGTTQLLEILTRITQGRGQLEDIKTIQELGETITESSLCGLGQTCPKPALSTLNYFMKEYEDHILEHRCAGATCDSMVISACQHACPAGIDVPNYVAAIASSNYENAVEIIRERNPFPAVCGRICIHPCELKCRRGELDDPVAIRSLKRFASDWYFEHIGRAIEPFPVTKDEKIAVVGAGPAGLTCAYFLAKMGYRVTVFEAQSVAGGMLGIAVPEFRLPRKVIEEEVKYIESCGVEIRYNSPIDARHTVNDLMAEGYGAVFIAAGAQASLRIEIAGEEEGLEGLYYGLQFLRDIRLGKNMELKGKVIVIGGGNVAFDVARTALRVGASDVQIFYRRTKEEMPAWEKDIEEAVEEGVVINPSWAPKRIIHRHGKVTGMEFARSITVFDEEGRSRISVDEETTLMVDAEAVIISVGQAPDISFLSEDSQLERALWGSLEVEENRLATNVPGVFAGGDFTTGPSVVINAIALGRRASIAIDKYLQGDTGRIEIIDEKTSMKEDAGLALDEETTEEMPRIDTELERPEERVKDFREVEKGFSKEQAYREAMRCLRCDLEKERATI, translated from the coding sequence ATGAAGAAGATTGAAAGCCCTTCATATCTGGAGACCCTTCGGCAAAACATTCTCAGTAAACGTGATCCCAGAAGGCAGGTTGTCAAAGTATGCTGCAGCACAGGATGCCGTGCCGGAGGATCTCTAAAAATCATTGATGCCTTCAAACAAGAACTCACCAGCAGTGGCTTAGAAGATAAGATAGAAATAAAGAAAACAGGTTGCAGAGGTTTCTGTGAAAATGGCCCGGTTATGGCTGTTGATCCTGATAATATCTTTTATAACAAAGTCGAGCCGGATGATGTACCTGAGATTGTCGCCGAAACCCTTATCCATGGCAAACCTGTGGATCGACTCCTATATACAGATCCTGAGAGTAAGGAGAAGATTACATGTGAAAAAGATGTCCCCTTTTTCGGCAAACAGGTGAGGAGGGTACTTGCCAATTGCGGGCAGATTGATCCTACCAATATTGAGGATTACATCGCCGCCGGAGGATATGGAGCCATTGCCAAAGCCCTTTCCGTTATGACACCAGAGGAAGTAATAGATCATGTTACAGCCGCAAAACTGAGAGGCAGGGGTGGTGCCGGTTTTCCGACAGGGCTGAAATGGAAATTTGCCCGTCAGGCATCGGGACGACCTAAATATATAATCTGTAATGCTGATGAAGGAGACCCCGGAGCGTTTATGGACCGTTCAGTTCTGGAAGGGGACCCTCATGCTGTCCTTGAGGGGATGCTCATCGGAGCATATGCCATAGGGGCAGAATATGGGTACATTTATGTGAGGGAGGAATACCCCATTGCAGTCGAGCACTTGAGTATTGCTTTAGAACAGATGAGAGAGCGGGGACTTTTGGGGGAAAATATCCTGGGAGCTGGATTCAATCTTGACATTTCCCTGAAGAAGGGTGCAGGGGCATTTGTCTGTGGCGAGGAAACTGCCCTGATGGCATCAATTGAGGGAAAACGGGGAATGCCAAGAGCAAGACCGCCGTTTCCTGCTCAGGCAGGACTGGATGGAAAACCCAGCAATATCAATAATGTAGAGACCTGGGCGAATGTCCCGTTGATTATCAAAAATGGGGTTGAGTGGTATACAGAGATAGGTACAGAAAAGAGTAAAGGCACGAAGATATTCTCGCTGGTAGGTAAGGTGAATAACACCGGGCTGGTGGAGGTCCCCATTGGCGTGACCATGAAAGAAGTGGTCTTCGATATTGGAGGGGGTATCCTCAAGGGGAGAAAGTTCAAGGCGGTGCAGATGGGTGGACCATCGGGCGGATGTGTACCTGCTCAGTATCTGAATTTGCCTATAGATTACGATACCCTGCAGCGGATAGGTGCGATTATGGGATCAGGTGGGATGGTGGTCATGGATGAAAACAACTGTATGGTGGAGATCGCCCGGTTTTTCCTGAGTTTTACCCAGGCTGAATCGTGCGGGAAGTGTGCCCCATGTCGTGTGGGTACAACCCAGCTACTGGAGATACTGACCCGCATCACCCAGGGCAGAGGTCAGCTTGAGGATATAAAGACCATCCAGGAACTTGGAGAGACGATTACAGAATCATCCCTTTGCGGGCTTGGGCAGACATGCCCCAAACCAGCCCTTTCTACCCTGAACTATTTCATGAAGGAATATGAAGACCACATCCTGGAACACCGCTGTGCAGGGGCAACATGTGATTCTATGGTTATTTCAGCCTGCCAGCATGCCTGTCCTGCAGGAATTGATGTGCCAAACTATGTGGCAGCTATAGCAAGTAGCAATTACGAGAATGCCGTGGAGATTATCCGGGAGAGGAATCCCTTTCCTGCCGTGTGCGGCCGTATCTGCATCCATCCATGTGAGTTGAAGTGCCGTAGGGGTGAGTTGGACGACCCCGTGGCTATCAGATCACTCAAGCGTTTTGCTTCGGACTGGTACTTCGAACACATAGGACGGGCAATCGAGCCTTTTCCGGTAACTAAAGATGAAAAAATTGCCGTGGTGGGCGCAGGGCCCGCTGGTTTAACCTGTGCCTATTTTCTTGCCAAGATGGGTTATAGGGTTACGGTATTCGAGGCACAATCGGTTGCCGGCGGAATGCTGGGGATTGCTGTCCCTGAGTTTCGCCTCCCGCGGAAGGTCATTGAAGAAGAGGTTAAATATATCGAGAGCTGTGGGGTAGAGATCCGTTATAACTCTCCTATTGATGCCCGGCATACAGTCAATGACCTGATGGCAGAAGGGTATGGCGCTGTTTTTATTGCAGCGGGCGCTCAGGCAAGTCTTCGGATCGAGATCGCAGGCGAAGAAGAGGGACTGGAAGGACTCTATTACGGTCTTCAGTTTTTGAGAGATATAAGACTGGGCAAGAATATGGAACTGAAAGGAAAGGTTATTGTAATAGGGGGAGGCAATGTAGCTTTTGACGTTGCCAGAACCGCCTTGCGGGTTGGCGCATCGGATGTTCAGATATTCTATCGGAGAACCAAAGAAGAGATGCCGGCATGGGAAAAAGACATTGAGGAGGCTGTTGAAGAAGGGGTCGTTATCAACCCTTCCTGGGCACCGAAGCGGATCATACATCGGCACGGGAAGGTAACCGGTATGGAGTTCGCACGCAGCATCACCGTCTTCGACGAAGAAGGCCGTTCCCGTATTAGTGTGGATGAGGAGACAACACTGATGGTGGATGCTGAAGCCGTGATTATTTCCGTTGGACAGGCACCTGACATATCTTTCCTGTCTGAAGACAGCCAGCTTGAGCGAGCCCTGTGGGGCAGTCTGGAGGTGGAAGAAAACCGTCTGGCGACAAATGTCCCGGGAGTCTTTGCAGGGGGCGATTTTACTACAGGTCCAAGTGTTGTGATAAATGCCATAGCCCTGGGGAGGAGGGCATCCATTGCTATAGATAAATACCTTCAAGGTGATACAGGTCGCATAGAGATCATAGATGAGAAAACATCCATGAAGGAGGATGCAGGCCTGGCGCTGGACGAGGAAACAACTGAAGAAATGCCAAGAATCGATACCGAACTCGAAAGACCGGAGGAAAGGGTGAAAGACTTCCGGGAGGTTGAGAAAGGCTTTTCTAAAGAGCAGGCCTACCGTGAGGCTATGAGATGCCTTAGATGTGACCTGGAAAAAGAGAGGGCAACAATATGA